The Hypomesus transpacificus isolate Combined female chromosome 3, fHypTra1, whole genome shotgun sequence genome has a window encoding:
- the LOC124466434 gene encoding glucosamine-6-phosphate isomerase 2 — protein sequence MRLVILEDYDLACEWAAKYIRNRIVQFKPNADKYFTLGLPTGSTPYGCYKKLIEYHMSGDLSFKYVKTFNMDEYVGLPQNHPESYHSYMWNNFFKHIDINPANAHILDGNATDLVAECEAFEQKISQAGGIDLFVGGIGPDGHIAFNEPGSSLVSRTRVKTLAKDTIVANARFFGNDLSKVPTMALTVGVGTVMDAREVMIVITGAHKAFALYKAIEDGVNHMWTVSAFQQHPRTIFVCDEDATLELRVKTVKYFKGLMHVHNRLVDPVLSIKDQ from the exons ATGCGACTTGTTATTCTGGAGGACTATGATTTGGCTTGCGAATGGGCAGCGAAATATATTCGCAACAGAATCGTCCAGTTTAAGCCCAATGCAGACAAATACTTTACTTTGGGGTTACCAACAG GAAGCACTCCATATGGCTGCTACAAAAAGTTGATTGAGTATCACATGAGTGGGGACCTCTCTTTCAAATATGTGAAGACCTTCAACATGGATGAGTATGTGG GTCTTCCTCAGAATCATCCTGAGAGCTACCACTCCTATATGTGGAACAATTTCTTTAAACATATTGACATCAATCCTGCCAACGCCCATATCCTTGATGGCAACGCAACAGACCTGGTGGCAGAGTGTGAGGCCTTTGAACAGAAGATTTCCCAAGCAGGAGGAATCGACCTGTTTGTAGGGG GGATCGGACCTGATGGCCACATTGCCTTCAATGAGCCAGGCTCAAGTCTCGTATCCAGAACCAGAGTCAAGACTCTTGCCAAGGACACCATAGTGGCCAACGCCCGTTTCTTTGGCAATGACCTATCCAAGGTCCCTACCATGGCTTTAACAGTGGGAGTGGGTACTGTTATGGATGCCAGAGAG GTCATGATTGTCATCACAGGTGCACACAAAGCTTTTGCTTTGTATAAAGCAATAGAAGACGGTGTTAACCATATGTGGACTGTGTCAGCCTTTCAGCAGCACCCCCGTACcatttttgtgtgtgatgaGGATGCCACATTGGAACTGCGAGTCAAAACGGTCAAGTATTTCAAAG GTCTGATGcatgttcacaacagattggtgGACCCAGTGCTCAGTATAAAGGACCAGTGA